The genomic stretch tttttctctgtttttccatAGAAAGCTTCACATAGCTTCTACACTAGAAATGGAAGATGGAACCAATGAATTGGCATCTCGAACTCCCGTCAACTCTGAAGTTGTTGCTAGTTCCTGATGTGGGGGAACGTCCTCCTTGAGTTGGTAGGGTTCTTTGACTTTCTCTGTTATATGTATTAGGAAACCTTTCTATGGCAACAGAAAAGATCTAGCtcgacccaaaaagaaaacctaGGGCAGGATTTCCTTAACAAGAAGATCTAGCTTGACAAGGGTGAAAAGATGTCTACCAAAACTATTGTTTAAAACTAGTGCATGTCCTCTGTGAACTTCGAAGGGAGCAGGAAGTGCGGTCTGGTCCGGCCCACCCACAACTCCCATCCAAGAGAGCTACGCTCCGGGCATTCCCAccatttctttttatggggaCATGGATTTTCCATTACTCGTTTGTGCTATTCCTGCGAAAATTTAGGCATGTCCTGCGATCAGGCTCAAGGCTAGATTCAAGTCCGGTGTTCTTCTCAAGCGATAAATATAATTTGTCCAATAGTAATCTGATGGATATGCTGCTACGATACATATGTACCACAATTCATGCAACAGCTCTTCTCTATAGAGAAGTCCATGCACAGTGGAATTCACCGTTAGGATGAAATTCTCGTGAATACTAGTCAATGCAATTTTCGATTGAAGTGGCATATCTTCAAAACAATATCATTTGTGTCATGTGGTCCTAAACTGGACCTCAACAGGTCTCAACAAGTTTTTTTAGGAAACctaatccgagccaaaaagtaTAAACATGAATTGTTTAGGCCGAACTGGTGACTCGAATTGATCGGTTCGGgattatttgtatcaatttgtTTTGGAAATTTTAGTTGTGTCGGGTAGAAgtatagaaagagagagaattagaaGCATACGCTCCTCATTAAGTATCAATCGGTAAGTTAATTTAGAAAGTGGTAGCCATTAAGTAAAACCGTCCAATTAATTTTCTCtctatatcaaaatcaaaatttgtgggAAAATTTACCacagaagaaggggaaaaaaaaaaaaaaatctaacgcAATGTGCACCAAAACTTGTGGATGACATGATCCCCCTGAGAATGAGTGGATGTGATTCCTCCGCCCGGCTCGGAATCTCCTCCCTGGTTTCCATCTGAACAAAAACTGCTCTGTTCTCTTCGAACGCCCACTTCTTCTCCAACCCTcaactctctcttcctctcactCGCTTCAATCAATGGCTGCAATCACCAACTTCCTCCTCTCCAAACCACCTTCATCACCGTCTCTCCCCAAGCAGCCAACCCCTCTCTTCTTCCGCCCCGCCACCATCCCCTCTCTTCTCACCAAGCTCAGCCCCCGGCTCGTCGGCAGGCCCGACTGCCCTCGCGGCCTCACCTTGAGGGCCACGGCCTCCACCCAGAAGTCGTCGTCGCCGCCGGCTAGCGACGAGCGAGTCCAGCAGGTGCACAGCGCGGAGGAGTTCGACGAGGCGCTGAGGGCGGCGAAGAACAGGCTGGTGGTGGTGGAGTACGCGGCCTGCCACAGCGAGAGCAGCAGCAGGATGTACCCCTTCATGGTGGAGCTGAGCCGGCAGTGCAGCGACGTGGTGTTCCTGCTGGTGATGGGGGACGAGTCGGAGGCGACCCGGGAGCTGTGCCGCCGCGAGAAGGTGGACAAGGCGCCCCACTTCACCTTCTACAAGTCCATGGAGCGCGTCCACGACGAGGAGGGCATCGGCCCCGACCAGCTCGTCGGCGACGTCCTCTACTACGGCGACAGCCATTCCGCCGTCGAGCAGCTCCATTCCAGGTAATTAAGCTCAGTACATGAAATCGGATTAAGGTCCCCCAACATCAGCGGCAAATGATAATTAGTAACAGCAACGCTCCTCAGTCCTCACACAGATTTCGATTCCTAAAATTTTGCAGGGAAGATGTGGAGAAGCTGATCGAAGGGCACAAAGCCGACCACAAGCTGATCGTCCTCGACGTCGGCCTCAAGCACTGCGGACCGTGCGTGAAGGTGTATCCGACGGTGGTCAAGCTGTCGAGGCAGATGTCCGACTTGGTGGTCTTCGCCCGAATGAACGGCGACGAGAACGAGAGCTGCATGCGGTTCCTGAAGGACATGGACGTCATTGAAGTGCCCACCTTCTTGTTCATCAGAGACGGCGAGATCCGCGGGAGGTACGTCGGCTCCGGCAAGGGCGAGCTGGTCGGAGAGATCCTCAGATACCAAGGAGTTCGCGTCACGTACTGAGTTCCCCATTACTTTTCGAAACGCGATAGATTATCGATCGAATTTTCATCACAAACGTCGGTAGTTATACTCCCCAAATTGCTGCTTATGAAGTCGACAAGAGACCGTGACCTCGTACTGAAAGGATTTAGCTCTTCTTGAATTACATGTTCTTATTGGGtctcattttttgttcttcGCAAAAGATATTTTCGTGCTCTTTTGATATCTAAGAAAATAGACACGCTTTTTGAAAACGATGTCAAGTTCTATCCCCAGAAGATTAATGCACAAGGAGAAAAATATCGTCCAAGGCACGAGTGGCTTACGCAGATTTGACTTCTCAAAAGTAGAACAATTAAAAATCAGAGGAAATGAATTGATTTGGAACAGCCTACGTACTCAAAAGCATCGGGCGTCCATGGAGCCCCGCCCGAACCAACAAAGCCCGAagtgttcgaccaaaaaagaaaacgaagccTAAAGCAGTTTCTTTCTTGGACGCGATCCGCTCAGACGAGTACCCTTTGAACCCCGTCGAGACCCAATCATTCTACGAAGAAGATCTGATATATTTTAAATCATGGGCAAGCTTGAAGAGAGGAGTTTAGGCTTAGTATCCGGACAACTGACCAGGTCTAGACTGTAGGGATGATCGGTCGTCGGGTTGGGCCGATTCCATTCCACCTTAGTATCAAGAACTCGACCTGCTCCGTCCCAGTCCGGCTTCCGGATTGGACCAAttcagtttaggattttggcattttttttttttaactctttaaaagaaagggaaaaaataattaaaaaaagatataggTCTAGTTTTGTGCGGTCGATACGGTCGTGTCCAAGCGGTTTTGTTCTGCATCTAAAATCGGGCTGATTATTCCTGATTCTGAGGTCAGTCCAGTTCCCAAGCACACCCTAACTAGACGGGGGCCACAgacaattttgcatttttctaggCTTCTAAGGCCAGATGGTCCTACTAAGAGTGAGCATAGTTCTAGAGTAGAACTTGAAATCTAGAATCGAACTAGTGGGGAACCCGTGCGATTTCAGGTTCCGATGTGTGCATGGTAGGTTTtagattcaaaaaattagggaacATGTTCCGACAGgtaagttccaagttccaaataGGTGGAACCCGAACCCGGAACTTGGAACCCGTAATGCATGTAAtgtatttttgtgtttttcttgatatatgtctTTACAATCGTGCACAATCCGTGGCATTTGATGATGATTGTGTAATTTAGAACTACTAGTTTGAGCTTTCATTTTCTATAATATTTACGatcgagacttttactttgttaatatttcatatttatttgtgtATCTAAGTATGAGTGTGTGATCGGTGAATTGTAGCAATAAATGGTGGTCATTAAAGGTGATAATTCACTGCAATCATTTAATCAAGAATACAGATGGAACCTGGATAGACTCTGGAACTAACTCTAGAACCCGTGATAAGGtaagttttaggttccaaaaaatgaggaacctattctGACGAATAAGTTCCGGGTTACGGATAAAACATGCACGGAATATAGAACCGCTCACTTTAGTCCTAACCTAAATATGTAGACTGCACTCACTCTAAGCCAATCATTTTTTAGCACATTCTTGTTTAGGGGTGAGCACCGTTCAATTTGGTAAAGCAAGCTAAATTGAAATGttacaatttagaaaaattcgaaaTCGGACTGAATTAAATAACGGTTTAGGAATTCCCGGATCTATATCTAAATCTAATTCGAGAGAGAGGAAAATCTCTAGATCTAGACCTAAATTTAAATCGGGAGAAGAGAGCGGCATAATTTCGGAGAGCTTACGGAGTCACGTCACGAACATCCTTATCGATGACTATTGATTGGACGCATGGCCGAACCGATCTCCACGTTCACCCAAGACGAGctgcaaaaaattatttactctCGCAAACTCCCAAAATATGAtgggagagaaaaagaaaagatcagCAGCAGAAATATAGAAACGGtgagggggagagggagagagagaaaaaagttcCTCTCTCTCAGAAtaagcagcggcggcggcggaaaCCCTAGGTGGGCAGGGTGGCGGAAGAGGGAAAAGCTCAGTTCGATTCGGTGGTTTGAACCGAAGTATGCTGGGCGTAGCCCCATCGAAGGCCTCTTTCTGTACGACTTGGTAAAGAAAACACGCTGAAGAATACCAATGCATATAAAACTCAATACTAAACGTGCATCCTTGTATTTGAATGCGTACATACGTCGTAGAAAATTATGCGTTGAACCATGGCTTTTCCTCGGTTTGACAGCTCAGAATTTCCGCCATCACATGCACAcacgcataaaaaaaaaaaaaaaaaagggacctaACACAAATATTTTACGCATTCTCCAGATAAAATAGCCAGTCAGTTTCGGTTGCTGGTCCATGAAAACAGCATTTGGCAAAGCACCGGCTACGACTTGTTCCTCCTGCGTTGCCTTGTCTGATTTCTATTACATCGCTCTTCTAACTTACGAGGGCAAAAGCATTTGCAATAGTATATGCGCAATTAAATGCGACCGAGGGAAACGAGAAACAATCACCATAAAGAGATCTAACGGCTTAAGTTTTTGGAGTCAGTTCCGGAGTCATCGAGATTTTTGCTTGCCGGCGAGTCGAACATTGACATAGGACATCAAACAGTTAAACACTGATAAATACAGTAATAAAATTCCTTGGTTCGGATATTGGGACCTTTGGAGGCTTGATTATTCTCCATATATGCAAATGAGAGACAATAAGTGGGTGATGCCGCACCACCAAGTCAACATGTGCCACTCCACTCGTTGATCGCCACGTGTTCAGGTGGGGCCCACGTTTCGGATTTTCATGAAGGCCGCTCTTCTTCCATGGCAATCAACGAGTGGCGGCGCGTGGCTGACGTGGTGGGGGTGGGACTTTCCGGTATCCTGCGCACACCTATTCAATCTTTGCTCACTAaacttgcaatttttgcacggCATTGCATTGGATTGAAATCAATTACATGAAGAAGGAAttgggtggagagagagagagagagaggtgtaatCTTCTGCACAAAGCAAAAATGCTGCCTGCAACTTATTTCGCCTCATCCTCCAAAAAATCGTGACCTTATACAACAAATCATCAAATTCCTTGCACGAGATGAAGAGGCGAGGCCAACGCAAACTGAAAACCCAAAAGAAGGGAGGGAAGAACACATCGGAAATGGAGAGAATCCATGAACACGATTCCATTTGCAGAGAGTTAATGGGGATGTTGCAAGCGAAGTGGTTGAGGGGGAGCCATCGTCCTCCTCTTCCACAGATTCACTTCCTTCTTCGCCTTCAACTCCACTCCTCCACCTAACGACATGGGGGCCGAGAATGGAATCGTCGCTTCGTCGCCGCCGTCTCCCTCTTCTCCGTCTCTGTCTTCGTCGTCCGAGTAACAGTTCCTCTGCTCCGCCGCGTCCACCGGCGCCACCTGCGCCGTCCAGTCGAAGCTCGCCAGCGCGTTCCGGCTGCTCGCGAACCTCCTCATCTGGCCCAGCGACGGCGCTCTCTCGTCGGAAACTCTCTCGGTCTCTCCCTCCCCGCGGTTCTCTGCAGGAAGCCCGGAGGAACCGGATCTCCTCTCCGCTCTCGCTCCGCTGAAGATCCTCCGGAAAATTCTCGACTtgggcttcttcttctcttcactACGAGACGACCCAGAAGAAGGCTTGTCGGTTCCCGCTCCCTCCTcgctcttcttcatcttcttgatcTTTTTCTTGTGCTTGATCTGGCCCATGCACGACACCTTCGGGGAAGTGGGTTCCCGCGGGGTGTCGAGACTGGCGCCGCCGTTCTTGGATCTCCTCCCGAGCCTGGCTTCCTTGGGGATTAGGGGCACAATCGGCCCCGAAAAGGAGCCTCTTTTGGCGTGCGATTTGGCGGTACTGATGTTGTCGAACAGTCCCCACGACGACGATCGATTGTTGCTGTCTCTGGTGGGGCTAAAAGCAGGGTTTTGGAAAGTGACGAACTTGAAAAGGCTCTTCTTGTTCTGGTTCTTCATTCTGGGCGGTTTCTCCATTGGAGCTATGCGGAAGAAAGAATCGAACAAATTCGGTCTTTTTGAAGAGTTCGTGACGGGGGTGGCGGCGAGAgtttttggagaagaagaagaagaagaggaaggtgaCGAGTTCCGTCCGGGTGGAGTGTTCTGACTGTTTCAAGaagaggagatggagatggTTGATGTCAAGCTTTGCTGTTTCTCTGGGTCAAAGAGGTGGGAACGTTAAAAACCTTTTCTTAATTGATGCTGACTTGACTTTTATCGGGATGGAGAGAATGGTCGTCTCTCCTCCTCCCGCATAATTTATCGGTTTTTGTTGACTCGATCCTATGCAAACAACATCTACTTAGGATTTAATTCCTAGGAGGCagatttgcttttgtttttcccaaTATCCGAGGGAggagaatttctttctttcttcccccCTAAGTTTGTTATTTTCGATtcatgaaaaacgattgaataAACCAATTTAATGGATTTTTGTATTTAGGCAATGACTACAATGCTATCCACTCGCAAACTTGACaagcgcgctctctctctctctctcaaaaacgTTTGCATTTTATAGATGTTTTCCTATTGGCAACCCATGTTAATGCTAAAGATGCGTTTGCTTTGTTAAAAATAttgtgataaaagaaaatagctTCCATGAAActattttccttaaattttcGTTTATTTTGATAGTTTAAAGAAAGTGTTTTCCTTCTTATTAAAAAGGAGAAATCGTTCTCCCTAATATAGGCTCGTTACTTTCAATTCATGGGAAAACCGTTTTTTTGTAAATCGATTAGTTTTTCGTCAGCCAAACACTAGAAAGCACATAAATAATTATCCAAATCAGTTTTCATTCACATAGACGGACCCATGATAAAAATTTGGTTGCATAACGAAAAACGTCGTAAGACTCGTCAACATGAAATAAATCATAAAACGAAACTGACGAGGATAACATGTTAATAAGGCAAAGTGGAGAACTTATAACTCGTTCTACGAGAAAAAACACCTTTTTGTTATTAAAGTGAAGGAAAAAGCTACCGCCACTCCGCTTTGCTTCGTATTACTCAAGCAGAAGTCTCTACAAACCGAAATCGCTTCCATGCTCGTTGCCCCGCTCAACCCATCAATCTCTTTCCAGCCTGGAGGTATTCTTCCGCTTCACTCTGATTCGAATCTTGTTCTCTCCAATTCGTGCATCTGCGAACTTGCGGGTCGATTTCCTGCATTGCCCATCGTTCAAATTTCCGAGTTTCCCATCCTAGATTCGCCGGAATTTGGtaaattcgaaatttttgaaTTCGTCCCGGCTTTACTGGTTCTAACGCGGCATTGCTCGTGAAGCCCCTCGTCCTAAACCCCTTGCGAAATGGGGGTATAGATTTTGAGGATCGAGTCTGCCTGGGCATGCCGACGTGATGAAATCTGAGCGGGTCTTGTTGAGCGGACGTATCTCATGCTGTTCCGTTTGTTAGAACAGTGAACCATCCATGTTTTGTtgtttaaaaaagagaaaatctatTTGGGCAGATGGCTTCCTTGTTGAATTTGCTCGATTAAGAACATGTTTCTTTCCTCAGCTCGATCCATGCGTGGAATTCTTGAAATTTGTGATTGCTCGTGTTTGGAAGCGATTCACATTTGTGATGAGGctcattctttttttccctcctttgaaGGAGAATCGTGTGGAATTTATTGTCCTAGGAGGAATCTGTTATGGTTCATTCCTTCAGTCTGCAGGATTTTCTCCTCCGTGCTAGAGTTCTGAAGCTGTACAGGCAAGCTCTAAGGATTGCTCGAAGAGCACCTGATCATGCTCAAGGTGAAGTATCTGAAGCCAAACGGATTTAACTTGTTTTGAACAGGGATGGTTTCCTAGGCCTTCAGTGCCTGGCACACTAGTTAACTGAATCTTATTTTCTGTCTAGTAGCTTATCTGCATTATTGAGCTTTCATTTAACTGCAGAATGACATACCGAAAAAGGTTAGCTAGCAATAACCAAGTTTTAATATACTCTAAAGAAATTGGTCGCCGGTGGGATGTCCTGTAATGCCTTCTTCATCAAAATATGTTTTTCAACTTGATCTTATTGATCACAGTGGGGAACAAAGAATTTGGAACTTATAGCTTTTATCGCATTTGTCCTCCTGTCAGATTTCTGCGATTGGTGTTTATGTATGAACCCTTGAATCTAATGCAGAGGGTTTTCTTTCATATAGAAATTTGCTTGTTTAGTAAATGAGGattttagcaatttttggaCCAACATTACACTGCTGGCACAAGTTTTTAGCACTTAGCAGTCTGGTTTTGAAAATGTGCTTCTGCAACTCCAACATTCCAAGAAATTGCTTGCGCATTTTCTTTGTGAAGAGGTGAATTTGCTAGACTTGCTAGTCCATTGGTCTTGTCTCGTGAAAATGACCATCCACTTTGGCCTGTCTAAGTTGTAAGTGGATGCATTTGTGGCCATGATAGTGGTTTTGCCAGCATCTTGCTCGCAGAAACTCTTGCTGCTTAATAGGTTAGCTGGCCTATCAGTTTATGAAAAGCTCACGAGCGCTGTGAACTAGCAGTAGTTTCCCTTGTGCTGACATTATGCAGTGTCATGTGCCGTGGTATGATTATGATCTCTATGATGGTGCCCTTGTTACAGCTGAACTGAGGCAGACAATTagacaagaaattgaaaagaacaGGTACTGCGATGACAAGCAAAGAATCCGATTCTTGCTCAGCGAGGGATTGGAGAGAGTGAAAGACCTGGATGAGATGCTTGATATGCAAGGTCACTGATAGTGGATTGAATAGTGGTCTTGCCTGTACCagcaatttaatttttctgagGGAGGAGAAGTATTGTCCAAAATGATGAAAGTTTATCTTCCAAAATGCTTTTACATTGCAGATTTTGGATCATCAAATTAGGCATGTTGTTAGCTCAGGAAAAGTCGAGGTAGATCCTAGCCAACAACACCCAACTCATCTGGGTATATTGTAGACTTATTGACTATTGAAATGCCTCTCTCCCAATGAGTCTGCATCCATTAGGTGAAACTTGGATTTCAAATCAGATCTTTCTACTACTTAATTGAAGTAGCAATTGCAGCAGATGCTAGGATAGTAATTGGTCAAGGAAGAAATGGTCCTCGAATTGGATTTGCTTCTCTTTATTTGACTGGAATGTGTCGTTATATGGCTTGTTATTGATCTGAGGTATGGACTTTAATACCATGCCGATGATACCTTCTTATATAAGAGTGACCCAGATATCCCAATACATCAAAAGGGCGAAGCAATATGATCAGACCTGATTCATTTGGGGATACTGTAGATTTTGCGTGGAAAATTTGCTTCATGGTTATCTAAAAATCTAACCCGATTATATTTATCGTTGATGCTGGCAAGAATGCACGGTCTGTTTAGCTTTGCATGATTTCTAAACCCGAGCTCGAGAAAAAGTTCACGTACTTTTAAAGTAAAGTCTTTTGCGGTTCTAGtgagtttcaaaattttcaatttatcttgTTCTCAGAACGATGGTCGTGATTTGCTTCTAAAGTActaaaaattttactttaaGAATCGCATATTTGTTCGTGGGCTCTTGGATCGAGCCTACTTATTGGGTAACTTTGGATAGAAATGAGAGATTTGTATCGATTTGCTCTTAAGCGTGTGGCTAATTAATTCTCTCATAAAAAGGTACAAATCTGAGAGATTTACGGAAAAATTGTcctaaaatttctaaatttattatattttggctaattcagttataataaattttaaatattttcatgttttgtcaatgcaatatatttgtttaattttagtcgaaaatcaCTTACGTGAATGTTAACAATCCTATGTGGTATGGCTAAaacgacgtggataatttttacattttttatatatttttttttctttcaaacccGCCAAGAGTTGCTGGCCTACCCTCGCTAGTCATAGGGCGAGGCTAAAGCCCCTCCCTAGATTCGATTGAGGGCGAGTATCCTCACCCACAATTGGCGAGAGCTTCATGGCTCTAGTCGGACCtgatagaacaaaaaaagaaacaaaaagagttataaaaaaattctaaacctttaaaaaaaaattatctatctACATCcaaatcaataattttcagctaaaattagtcgactaaactcaattggcaaaatataaaaaaacctATAACTCAATTGGCAGAATTGAAAAGTTTACAATTAAAATGGCCAAAGTGcaatgatttatgatttttttggacaatattcCCAAAGATCTACTGCAACTGCAAGTAATATTCATGGCCAAAGTGCAATGGTTTAGGCTTTCCGTCTCAGGTGAAGCTTGAATTATGCCCATCTGAGCCGTTGGCACAATGCGAAGACCTCAACACTCGTCGTTCAATAAATCTAAAAGCACTTTTGCATGTCAAACCACACGAGGCACCAATGCCATTACATGTCTTTCAATCTGTCGCTGATCTCAACCCCATTTTAATATATAGAACACCTTTACTTCGCGCTTGATAAATCCCTTCATCAAGAACGAAAAATGACAAGCTATTGGATCCAAAATAAAAGGAATGCAGAAACAATTGTGGCATAGTGCTGTCGCGCAATTCTCATATTGATATCAATAGCCCCAGAGAGAAGCTTTTTgataaggaagaaaaggaaatttatTGTGCTCGGCCATTATGATATGTGAGGTCTGTTCGTTTCGTTACAACAAAACCAAACACCAGCTATAATACATTACCAACAAAGTATGGTGCAAATGATGTATTATACAAGTAACTCGTCGGTTGCAGCTTCAATACATGAATCGTTTTGGATACGTGAATAATGGGCAACATGTGACGGCCAAGAAAACAACCAATCTCCTCCCCAACCCCAACTCAAACCTCTTCCGGTCCCAAGAAATggataagagaaaaatcaaaagagaaagaagaaacacaAGTAAAAGGACGACCTCATCtttcttcaaaaattattaaggAAGAAACTGTGGCGAAATGACTCGGAAAGACTTCAAAACTGAAAGCCCTATGACTCTACCCCAAACCCAAGACAACAAAACCATTGGGATGTAATGCAAACGTCCCTACTCTAAACATATGAACCTTTAGTCCGGGGGAGGACAAACACATATCACTTCAATGCAATGACAAAGTGCTAGAAAATTTGCACTTTTTAGACTCATCTCCCCCCTCAAAACTTCAATTGATCTGCCCTAATCTCAATAAAATGTCTAACAAAATGCAGCACACTTGACCAAACCTCAATTCAATAACATGGATCTGCTCCAACCACCTCAGACCAATTATCAGCTTCATACCCCAAAA from Rhodamnia argentea isolate NSW1041297 chromosome 2, ASM2092103v1, whole genome shotgun sequence encodes the following:
- the LOC115744273 gene encoding uncharacterized protein LOC115744273 isoform X2, with amino-acid sequence MVHSFSLQDFLLRARVLKLYRQALRIARRAPDHAQAELRQTIRQEIEKNRYCDDKQRIRFLLSEGLERVKDLDEMLDMQGH
- the LOC115744273 gene encoding uncharacterized protein LOC115744273 isoform X1, producing the protein MVHSFSLQDFLLRARVLKLYRQALRIARRAPDHAQAELRQTIRQEIEKNRYCDDKQRIRFLLSEGLERVKDLDEMLDMQDFGSSN
- the LOC115742149 gene encoding thioredoxin-like protein CDSP32, chloroplastic, with protein sequence MAAITNFLLSKPPSSPSLPKQPTPLFFRPATIPSLLTKLSPRLVGRPDCPRGLTLRATASTQKSSSPPASDERVQQVHSAEEFDEALRAAKNRLVVVEYAACHSESSSRMYPFMVELSRQCSDVVFLLVMGDESEATRELCRREKVDKAPHFTFYKSMERVHDEEGIGPDQLVGDVLYYGDSHSAVEQLHSREDVEKLIEGHKADHKLIVLDVGLKHCGPCVKVYPTVVKLSRQMSDLVVFARMNGDENESCMRFLKDMDVIEVPTFLFIRDGEIRGRYVGSGKGELVGEILRYQGVRVTY
- the LOC115743456 gene encoding uncharacterized protein At1g76070 gives rise to the protein MEKPPRMKNQNKKSLFKFVTFQNPAFSPTRDSNNRSSSWGLFDNISTAKSHAKRGSFSGPIVPLIPKEARLGRRSKNGGASLDTPREPTSPKVSCMGQIKHKKKIKKMKKSEEGAGTDKPSSGSSRSEEKKKPKSRIFRRIFSGARAERRSGSSGLPAENRGEGETERVSDERAPSLGQMRRFASSRNALASFDWTAQVAPVDAAEQRNCYSDDEDRDGEEGDGGDEATIPFSAPMSLGGGVELKAKKEVNLWKRRTMAPPQPLRLQHPH